The Hippocampus zosterae strain Florida chromosome 20, ASM2543408v3, whole genome shotgun sequence genome contains a region encoding:
- the LOC127593433 gene encoding kappa-type opioid receptor-like isoform X2 produces the protein MYVIIRYTKMKTATNIYIFNLALADALVTTTMPFQSTDYLLNTWPFGQVVCKVFIAIDYYNMFTSIFTLTMMSVDRYVAVCHPVKALDFRTPVKAKAINVCIWILSSAAGIPAFVLGDTQTNLGITECALQFPEPYVYWDTLMKMCVFVFAFVVPVLIITVCYSLMLLRLKTVRMLSGSRVKDRNLRRITRLVVVVVAVFVVCWTPIHIFILIKALASVPETTAIMAAYFFCVALGYTNSSLNPILYAFLDENFKRCFKDFCTSARLRREKASRSRKAAPEAVREAALPLRNPDENSKPS, from the exons ATGTATGTCATCATCAG GTACACCAAGATGAAAACAGCCACCAACATCTACATCTTCAACCTGGCCCTGGCCGACGCCCTGGTGACCACCACCATGCCCTTCCAGAGCACCGACTACCTACTCAACACGTGGCCCTTCGGTCAGGTGGTGTGCAAGGTCTTCATAGCCATCGACTACTACAACATGTTCACCAGCATCTTCACGCTCACCATGATGAGCGTGGACCGCTACGTGGCCGTGTGCCATCCGGTCAAGGCGCTGGACTTCCGTACCCCCGTCAAGGCCAAGGCGATCAACGTTTGCATCTGGATCCTGTCCTCGGCCGCCGGCATTCCCGCCTTCGTCCTGGGcgacacgcagacaaacctcg GCATCACGGAGTGCGCCTTACAGTTCCCCGAGCCGTACGTCTACTGGGACACTCTCATGAAGATGTGCGTGTTCGTGTTCGCCTTTGTGGTTCCGGTTCTGATTATCACCGTGTGCTACTCCCTGATGCTCCTGCGGCTCAAGACGGTCCGCATGCTCTCTGGCTCCCGGGTGAAGGATCGAAACCTGCGCCGCATCACtcggctggtggtggtggtggtggccgtCTTCGTGGTGTGCTGGACCCCCATCCACATCTTCATTCTGATCAAGGCGTTGGCCAGCGTGCCCGAGACCACTGCCATCATGGCCGCCTATTTCTTTTGCGTGGCTCTGGGCTACACCAACAGTAGCCTTAACCCCATCCTCTACGCCTTCCTGGATGAGAACTTCAAGCGTTGCTTCAAGGACTTCTGCACCTCAGCAAGGCTCAGGCGCGAGAAGGCGTCCAGGAGTAGGAAGGCGGCGCCGGAGGCGGTGCGGGAGGCTGCCCTACCCCTGAGGAACCCGGATGAAAATAGTAAGCCCTCATGA
- the fastkd3 gene encoding FAST kinase domain-containing protein 3, mitochondrial yields MALKLVQRLPGGILTGSIFPAARLVCAACMCASARRCILTGGCRRLRLSRGTSSLTAIVREPFFAGSHRDMAPQFRLTQRHGPADADQEESDFRRRLNSCSSSAKVFKLLRSSVVLSEGGAAAALHRVADLEREEGERPCLRDPSVLEDDAVRALCLQLERDSRLLSDSALLSALLACTRLYIDPWSSLMVRLLSESQERLDGGDLSVAQLCALGRATLAVEGPGGAMLAEVMAQIQKAGPSCWSLDELVAVYQLLRDGAAVDGKYRDLLNAMHSHAVTVTPSMDEAAVSGLLGTLVDLDQSQATPLVIQLCKQAARHVPRFSDEQLAAVLAALMHFGHSDRYLVEALERRVSATAFTCHPETLTKAVQFFGRRNILSPAVLDVVAESFVYRADGYGTGQVARQMAPFGKLAYLPPNAGELFRKVEGVLRTRFSQFQPRTLLGLLHSCILVERFPVNFVSKVFSSFFLQQLQEEGNGMDRFVLAQLTQLYMTVKLECPFYEGPRLLPKYRVKSFLMPGRSLETAVEPQLYNSVKSGLVELLGARSYFASKVLTPYCYTLDVEIKLDEEGYVLPASHQDVFKRIALCIDGQRRFSTNSRRLLGSESIKQRHLRLLGYQVVQIPFYEFEQLRSKASVSNYLHQKIFPHSYRLSW; encoded by the exons atggcattgaaACTGGTCCAGAGACTCCCAGGAGGGATTCTCACCGGTTCCATCTTCCCGGCGGCCCGCCTGGTGTGTGCAGCCTGCATGTGCGCATCGGCAAGGCGCTGCATCCTCACAGGCGGCTGCCGCCGGCTGCGGCTGTCCCGGGGCACCAGTAGCCTGACCGCCATCGTCCGGGAGCCGTTCTTTGCGGGGTCGCACAGGGACATGGCACCCCAGTTCCGTCTCACCCAGCGGCATGGACCTGCTGACGCCGATCAAGAGGAGAGCGACTTCCGCAGGCGTTTGAACTCCTGCTCGTCTTCGGCCAAG GTTTTCAAGCTGCTGCGCTCCTCTGTGGTGCTATCGGAGGgcggggccgccgccgccctccacCGCGTGGCTGACCTGGAGCGGGAGGAGGGCGAGAGGCCCTGCCTGCGGGACCCCTCGGTGCTGGAGGACGACGCTGTCCGAGCCCTGTGCCTGCAGCTTGAGCGCGACTCGCGCCTTTTGTCCGATTCCGCTCTGTTGTCTGCGCTTTTGGCGTGCACGCGTCTCTACATCGACCCCTGGAGCAGCCTGATG GTGCGTCTGTTGTCGGAGAGCCAAGAGAGGCTGGACGGCGGCGATCTGAGCGTGGCTCAGCTATGCGCCCTGGGCCGGGCCACGTTGGCCGTGGAGGGCCCCGGGGGCGCCATGCTGGCCGAAGTAATGGCGCAAATCCAGAAAGCGGGACCCTCGTGTTGGAGCTTAGATGAACTCGTGGCCGTTTACCAACTCCTGCGAGACGGTGCAGCCGTCGATGGGAAATACCGCGACCTCCTGAACGCCATGCATTCCCACGCCGTGACGGTGACCCCCTCCATGGACGAGGCGGCCGTCAGCGGGCTGCTGGGGACTCTGGTGGACCTGGACCAAAGCCAGGCCACGCCGCTTGTAATCCAGCTGTGCAAACAGGCCGCGCGCCACGTGCCCCGCTTCTCCGACGAGCAACTTGCCGCCGTCCTCGCCGCTCTCATGCACTTCGGCCACAGCGACCGCTACCTCGTGGAAGCGCTGGAGCGCCGAGTGTCCGCCACGGCCTTCACGTGCCACCCGGAGACGCTCACAAAGGCCGTGCAGTTCTTTGGGCGCAGAAACATCCTGTCGCCGGCCGTGCTGGACGTCGTGGCCGAGAGCTTCGTGTACCGAGCGGACGGCTACGGCACGGGGCAGGTGGCGCGGCAAATGGCGCCGTTCGGAAAGCTGGCCTACCTGCCGCCCAACGCCGGCGAGCTCTTCCGGAAAGTGGAGGGTGTCCTACGCACACGTTTCTCGCAGTTCCAGCCTCGAACACTGCTGGGCCTGCTGCACTCGTGCATCCTGGTGGAGAGGTTCCCCGTCAACTTTGTCTCCAAGGTGTTCAGCAGCTTCTTCCTCCAGCAGCTGCAAG AGGAAGGGAACGGGATGGACCGTTTTGTCCTGGCGCAGCTAACTCAACTCTACATGACGGTCAAATTGGAGTGTCCCTTCTATGAG GGTCCCCGGCTGCTCCCCAAGTACCGCGTCAAGTCCTTTCTGATGCCGGGACGCTCCCTGGAGACGGCGGTGGAGCCGCAACTGTACAACTCGGTCAAGTCGGGCCTGGTGGAGCTGCTTGGCGCTCGCTCCTACTTTGCCTCTAAAGTCTTGACTCCTTACTGCTACACGCTGG ATGTGGAGATCAAGCTGGATGAGGAAGGATACGTGCTGCCTGCGAGCCATCAGGACGTCTTCAAAAG GATCGCGCTATGCATCGACGGCCAGCGGAGGTTCAGCACCAACAGCCGACGGCTCCTCGGCAGCGAGAGCATCAAACAGCGTCACCTCAGGCTGCTGGGATACCAAGTGGTTCAG ATCCCCTTCTATGAATTTGAGCAACTGCGCAGCAAGGCCAGCGTCAGCAATTACCTCCATCAGAAAATCTTTCCCCATAGCTACAGACTCAGCTGGTGA
- the LOC127593433 gene encoding delta-type opioid receptor-like isoform X1, translated as MLSALRDSPCRHRYTKMKTATNIYIFNLALADALVTTTMPFQSTDYLLNTWPFGQVVCKVFIAIDYYNMFTSIFTLTMMSVDRYVAVCHPVKALDFRTPVKAKAINVCIWILSSAAGIPAFVLGDTQTNLGITECALQFPEPYVYWDTLMKMCVFVFAFVVPVLIITVCYSLMLLRLKTVRMLSGSRVKDRNLRRITRLVVVVVAVFVVCWTPIHIFILIKALASVPETTAIMAAYFFCVALGYTNSSLNPILYAFLDENFKRCFKDFCTSARLRREKASRSRKAAPEAVREAALPLRNPDENSKPS; from the exons ATGTTATCGGCTCTGCGCGACTCTCCGTGTCGTCATAGGTACACCAAGATGAAAACAGCCACCAACATCTACATCTTCAACCTGGCCCTGGCCGACGCCCTGGTGACCACCACCATGCCCTTCCAGAGCACCGACTACCTACTCAACACGTGGCCCTTCGGTCAGGTGGTGTGCAAGGTCTTCATAGCCATCGACTACTACAACATGTTCACCAGCATCTTCACGCTCACCATGATGAGCGTGGACCGCTACGTGGCCGTGTGCCATCCGGTCAAGGCGCTGGACTTCCGTACCCCCGTCAAGGCCAAGGCGATCAACGTTTGCATCTGGATCCTGTCCTCGGCCGCCGGCATTCCCGCCTTCGTCCTGGGcgacacgcagacaaacctcg GCATCACGGAGTGCGCCTTACAGTTCCCCGAGCCGTACGTCTACTGGGACACTCTCATGAAGATGTGCGTGTTCGTGTTCGCCTTTGTGGTTCCGGTTCTGATTATCACCGTGTGCTACTCCCTGATGCTCCTGCGGCTCAAGACGGTCCGCATGCTCTCTGGCTCCCGGGTGAAGGATCGAAACCTGCGCCGCATCACtcggctggtggtggtggtggtggccgtCTTCGTGGTGTGCTGGACCCCCATCCACATCTTCATTCTGATCAAGGCGTTGGCCAGCGTGCCCGAGACCACTGCCATCATGGCCGCCTATTTCTTTTGCGTGGCTCTGGGCTACACCAACAGTAGCCTTAACCCCATCCTCTACGCCTTCCTGGATGAGAACTTCAAGCGTTGCTTCAAGGACTTCTGCACCTCAGCAAGGCTCAGGCGCGAGAAGGCGTCCAGGAGTAGGAAGGCGGCGCCGGAGGCGGTGCGGGAGGCTGCCCTACCCCTGAGGAACCCGGATGAAAATAGTAAGCCCTCATGA
- the chmp5b gene encoding charged multivesicular body protein 5 has protein sequence MNRIFGKGKPKAPPPNLTDCIGTVDARSESVDKKIARLDAELVKYKEQLKKMREGPSKNMVKQKAMRILKQKRMYEGQRDNLMQQSFNMEQSNYTIQSLKDTKTTVDAMKVGLKDMKKAYKHVKIDQIENIQDQLEDMMEDANEIQEVLGRSYGTPEIDEDDLEAELSALGDEFLMDEDNSYLDEASTAPSIPEGLPGAKSTGDGILVDEFGLPQIPAT, from the exons ATGAATCGCATTTTTGGCAAGGGGAAGCCCAAGGCTCCGCCGCCGAACCTTACGGACTGCATCGGAACC GTGGATGCCCGTTCAGAGTCTGTGGATAAGAAAATCGCCAGACTGGACGCTGAGCTGGTCAAGTACAAGGAGCAACTGAAGAAGATGCGAGAGGGACCATCAAAG AACATGGTCAAACAGAAGGCCATGAGGATCCTGAAGCAGAAGAGGAT GTACGAGGGCCAGCGAGACAACCTCATGCAGCAGTCGTTTAACATGGAGCAAAGCAACTACACCATTCAATCCCTCAAAGACACTAAAACCACG GTGGACGCCATGAAGGTCGGCCTGAAAGACATGAAGAAAGCGTACAAGCATGTCAAAATCGATCAAATCGAG AACATTCAAGATCAGCTGGAGGACATGATGGAGGACGCCAACGAAATCCAGGAGGTGCTGGGCCGCAGCTACGGCACGCCCGAGATCGACGAGGACGACCTGGAGGCGG AGCTGAGCGCCCTCGGAGACGAGTTCCTGATGGACGAAGACAACTCCTATTTGGACGAGGCGTCTACGGCGCCGTCCATTCCCGAAGGCTTGCCCGGCGCCAAGTCTACCGGG GACGGCATCTTGGTGGATGAGTTTGGCCTTCCTCAAATTCCCGCTACATAA